A stretch of the Lactuca sativa cultivar Salinas chromosome 9, Lsat_Salinas_v11, whole genome shotgun sequence genome encodes the following:
- the LOC111879442 gene encoding xylan glycosyltransferase MUCI21 has translation MVHYQRYIQLRKVVNVTYVDEEDACVNMSACNKRSKPKLLFFLLFCTLLSSCLLLSPHLLPFPTSPLSLIYPAGAEDETLSVSKTSPCSSVSNGTICCDRSSIRSDVCVMKGDIRTHSSSFSVFLYTSKISHTGEQSFRQEKIRPYTRKWEPSTMATIDELTLIDKKPNSSISDDRHKCDVYHDVPAVFFSTGGYTGNVYHEFNDGLIPLYITSQKYNKKVVFVILEYHDWWITKYENLLKHLSDFEPIDFSGDKRTHCFSDAIVGLKIHNELAVDSSLMEGSKTIKDFRDILDKGYRPRIQGLVFEEEHEKSQQNKRIKPIRQQPEKPKLVIISRNGSREILNENLLVKMASKIGFSVTVVKPQRTSELAKIYRELNSSDVMVGVHGAAMTHFLFMKPGSVFIQVVPLGTNWAAETYYGEPAKKLGLRYIGYEILPRESSLYDEYQSDDPVLSDPNSVNDRGWEFTKKIYLDRQKVRLNLVRFRKRLIRSYIYTMTKRNTNDMVRSQ, from the exons ATGGTGCACTATCAGAGATATATTCAACTTAGAAAAGTGGTTAATGTCACTTATGTTGATGAAGAAGATGCATGTGTTAACATGAGTGCGTGTAACAAGAGATCAAAGCCTAAACTTctcttcttcctcctcttctGCACACTTCTTTCTTCGTGTTTGCTTCTTTCCCCTCATCTCCTTCCTTTCCCCACGTCACCACTCTCTCTCATCT ATCCAGCTGGAGCTGAAGACGAAACACTTTCTGTTTCAAAAACTTCCCCTTGTTCTTCGGTCTCAAATG GAACGATATGTTGTGATAGGAGTAGCATTCGATCGGATGTGTGTGTCATGAAAGGTGATATTAGAACACATTCTTCATCCTTCTCCGTGTTCCTCTATACATCCAAGATCTCCCATACCGGTGAACAGAGCTTCCGGCAAGAAAAAATCAGACCCTACACTCGAAAATGGGAGCCATCCACCATGGCCACCATCGATGAACTTACCCTTATCGACAAGAAACCGAATAGTTCAATCTCCGATGATCGACACAAGTGCGATGTATATCACGACGTTCCCGCCGTATTCTTCTCCACCGGAGGATACACCGGAAACGTTTATCATGAATTCAACGATGGATTGATTCCACTTTACATTACGTCTCAGAAATACAACAAGAAAGTTGTGTTTGTGATTCTAGAGTATCATGATTGGTGGATAACGAAATATGAAAATCTCCTCAAACATCTCTCCGATTTCGAACCAATCGATTTCAGCGGAGATAAGAGAACTCACTGTTTCTCCGACGCCATCGTTGGGTTGAAAATTCACAATGAACTCGCTGTCGATTCATCGTTAATGGAGGGTAGCAAAACGATCAAAGATTTTCGTGACATTTTGGACAAAGGGTATCGTCCTCGAATTCAGGGTTTAGTCTTTGAAGAAGAACACGAAAAATCACAACAGAACAAACGAATTAAACCCATACGCCAACAACCGGAGAAACCAAAGCTCGTGATCATATCAAGAAACGGATCACGAGAGATACTGAACGAAAACTTATTAGTGAAAATGGCATCAAAGATCGGATTCTCAGTGACAGTGGTGAAACCACAGAGGACTTCCGAATTAGCAAAGATTTATCGGGAACTTAACTCCAGCGATGTCATGGTCGGCGTTCATGGAGCTGCGATGACACATTTCCTGTTCATGAAGCCGGGATCGGTGTTCATTCAGGTGGTACCTCTGGGTACAAACTGGGCGGCGGAAACATACTACGGCGAACCGGCGAAGAAGCTTGGGTTGAGATACATCGGGTATGAAATTCTTCCACGTGAAAGCTCGTTATACGATGAATATCAAAGTGATGATCCTGTTCTAAGTGATCCAAATAGTGTGAATGATCGAGGATGGGAATTCACAAAAAAGATTTATCTTGATCGGCAGAAAGTGAGGTTGAATCTTGTAAGATTTAGAAAGCGTTTGATTCGATCGTATATTTATACGATGACGAAAAGGAACACCAACGACATGGTTCGATCACAGTGA